Below is a genomic region from Prolixibacteraceae bacterium.
AACAGCAAAACGACTCATTGATGACTATGTCATTTTAGAGGCCAAAAGACATCTAGTACTATCCACCTATAGCGTTAAAGAGATAAGTTTTGAACTAGGATTCGAAGACCCTACCAATTTCCGAAAATACTTTAATAAACAAACCGGAACCACTCCAAATGAGTTTCTCCGAAGATTACAAATTAATATATCATAGAAACCATCGAGTTTCAACTTCTTACTTTAACACCAGTACCAGGTACACAAAACCATTAATATACACCAAATTAAAGACAACAAACACGACACACAATACAACCTCGGTTACACATTCACCTTTTTTAAACATTCATTGACCTTTCCCAACTCCCCCACCTACCCTTACTTTGCATATATCAATTTAAGGAAAAACCAGAGTATAATCATATGGGTAAAGGAGAGGCATTATCAAAAATACTAACAGGCAAGGCTCCTATTGGTAAATATTCAACCACCAACTACAGAGTAGTTGACACTCCCACTACGGAAATAGTTGGTGAGATAAAGCGTTATGATGAAAGAGAAACAGGGTTTAACAAAGCTTTCAGAGGCGACTATGGAGAAAAACTGAGCGACTTCAGAACCAAAGAGAAGTCCTCACTCGATATGTCTATTATTAGCTACTTCTTTAAACAAGGAATGTTTCCAGGCATGAAAGGGAAAAAACCCAATGCAAAAGATGCAACAACCGACAAAACAACTCCTGTTCCTCCAATGATGATGGATCGCAGTAAAGATCCCAATGCGGTGCCTCAACCGATACACCAAGACATAGCAGTAGTTTCACGACACATTAAGAGCTATGGAAATTTTATGGGTGCTGACTTAGTCGGAATCTGTGAAATACCTGATTATGCCTATTACAGTCATGACAAAGAGGGCAACCCTGTTGAAAAAAAATACAAATATGCCATATGTATCGTTGTCGACCAAGACTACGACACCCTTGACGCTTCAAACGGAAAAGATTGGATCTCTGCTGCCCAGAGCTACATGTCCTACTCTAAAGCTGCATTTACAGCTGAGGCAATGTCAAAATATATTAACGGTCTAGGCTTCGAAGCCAAAGACAATAACCTAATGGACTACCAAGTAGTCGTCGCACCTCTATTAGAACGTGCAGGAATAGGTGAAATGGGAAGATATGGAATTGTAATTAATCCTTCTCTCGGCAGTCGATTCAAAGCATCTGTCGTTCTTACCAACATGCAGATGCAAGTAGATAAACCCATTGAGTTTGGGGTACAGAAATTCTGTAAAGTATGTAAAAAATGTGCCATTGAATGTCCGTCTCAATCTATTTCGAAATCTGACGAAAAGATTCTATACAATGGCTACAAGAAATACAGTTTCGATTATGACACTTGTACCAAATTTCGTCTGTCTAACCCAAACGGATCTAGTTGTGGGAACTGCATTAAAGTATGCCCATTCAACAAGGACAAAGGGTTCATCCACGATCTTGCTAGGTGGACCATAAGAACATTGCCCATCTTCAACCGTCTTATCGTGTGGGGCGATGATCTTATGGGATATGGTAAAGCCCGAACAGAAAAGAAATGGTGGTTTGATTTTAAATCACAAGAAATCAAAGAACAGAATAACAATGAAGGGGTACCTTCATATACCAAGTAGCATCTTAAAATGAGTGACAAAGAGTTGCAAATATATTTTGTTTAACAAGGTAGGGAGTGACAACATAGCCGTTCCCTTCAGTGATATTTTTTACGAACCATAAACAACATAAAACGTGAGGATTTTGCTCATCAATAGATGTAACGGGTATTACATATGAATCATCGAAATTTCTTTATAAATGTCTAAAACAAAAAGGATCAAAATATCGAGGCTGATCATCTCAAAACAGGTAGTATCTACAGCAATTAAGTTATCGATTATCGTTGGAACGATTCTCGGTCTCATTAACCATGGAACCGACATCGTAAACAACACGCTTAGTTCAAAACAAATCTTACAGATAATGGTCACCTATCTGGTACCATATTCAGTTTCTACCTACTCTTCTATTAAATCTATTATGTGTTTCGAAAAAATTAACAGTGAATAAATAGCAGGTAGAGAGGATAGTTATAGTCCCGCTTAATCCAAACCAATTGTGGATCTTAGTTCTGATTTTTACGACAATGGTTAGACGTCCTTGTTTAAATGTAAGCCTGAGAATAAAGTATAGAATAAACTACGTCAATATACTTAACTTCTTGTCCAGGACATATCATTAAAATAAAATGAACGACTTTGATTCATAATTGGTTTACCTTCAATATATATATACAATAAATGATCGCAATACAATAAAATAGAGGCTAACAATCACCTTTATTAACTCTGCTTCCAAGGACCAACCATACACGAAAAATAGACACTACCATAAAACACATTCTTCACTGGATCATAAACCATTGCCCAGAAGCTTACCTCCTTTCCTTCCACTGGTTGCGCCCATGAAAAACAGTACGACTGCATCCCCTCAAAAACACCTTTAGCCCTACAACGTAACTTCTGCATAGTCGAACAGTCACCACTATCTATCCCATATCGCAACACCACCAAATACCCCTTGCGTAAGAAGCGATGAGTAACATTCACATCAATCTTCAAATGCACCCCATCATAAACCACATCTCCAAGAACCATCTGACTCTTTAACTCCTTGGACATCCTCACCTTCGAATAATCGACATAAAGAGCTGGATACTCCCCAAAAATTGCCTCTTTAATAACATGCGACCGAGCTTGGTTAAAAGCCTGTCCGATACGAACTCCTCGCCTATACGAAATACGGATTACCTCCTTAAAACAACACAAAAACGCATTACATAAAACCATTCGCTTTCGCTGCTCCAGCTGTTTCGGCGTGGCAGTCCGAGAACTACAATCTGGACGTGATCGAACCATTTGAACATTGTTCCTGTGGTAAAGAACCACATTTCCCACCAATCCACTTATCAGATTACCTTTCATTCGTGCCATATCAATGCATTTTAAAGAATATCACTTGTCTTTAGAAGAGTACAAACATCATCTATATTGGGAGGCGCCCAATAGAAGCCCCCCAATAGATCATTAAAGAAAAACACAAGCACTAAGCCTGCAACATACAATAAGTTGTATCAGAAATAGTTGCTAAGGTCGTAGAACGACGCAAACCATAAAATGCATATACATGCAACTTATGTCCCGCCATCTGCGATGTGATCATCAACTCGGCCGAAAGCTCTGTCGCCTTTGCCAAACTCACATACGATCGCATATACTTCATATCATCACGACAAATAAGCAGATGGACATACAGTGGTTCTTCATCCATGCGATCCAACTCCACATCAGACCAAGTAATCTCCAACAAACCATCCTCTTTCAAATCTAAAGTAAAATCGCCCATCTGACACAAGGCCCCATTCGACAACTTCAACGAGGAATAATCCACCTCCACATGATCATCCTGATACTGGAAACAACCATGATTCGATTCAAACGCAGCATTATAAACCGTCTGTGCATCCTTCTCAGGAAAAAAGCCAATCTCAACCAATCGGCGTGCTTTCGAGATAAAACGTGACGTCTGCTTAAAACATGCTCGATGTTGCAATGCTTTCATCGAAACTTTCTTACTCTTTGGCATATCTGGCAACGATCTCATGAAATAGTTCCCCTTCCATCTAGAGCCAATAACACTTCCCACTTTACCATTAAAACCGCCTAAAACACCTTTTCTAATACTACCCATAACATCTTTTTAATTAGATTATTACTAAACTTCAAATCAAACTTATCAGAAAAACAACCCCCAAACAAGCCTATCGTTTATGCCTGCGTGATTTTGCATGGTTTTGCGTGGTTTTACGCGATTTTGCACCCCCTTAAAAGGCAACTTGCACCATCCTCCAAACGTTTCAATAATAGCACGTTCATTTAAATCACAAAAAACAGACTGTTATGAAAAAAATTATCATGCTGTGTTGCTGTTTAGGACTTTACCCACAGCAAATCCACAACCAACCCTTACTCACATTTCAACTACATGCACAAACAGAGAAGAGCAAACACCAAACACAAGAAGCGAGCTACACACTTCCACCTCTACTAACATTTAAAATAGAGGCCCTCGAAAGTCGTATCCATGCCGAACTTAAAGGCCAACAACGACGGCTCGATGACCTGAAAAACCTCATCCACATCGTCATCTCATTCCTCATTGGACTTGCAGGCTTTCTCATCTACGAAAAACGACACGAAAAATCATCCTAAAACACCAAAAGAGATGTCCTCACAGCATCTCTTTTTTTATCTCCAAAACCACTATTTAGACTAAATAAACTTACCAAAAATGTTAATAGTATATATAAGGGTATAGTACCGTCCAAACCTTATTTAGAATCCCCTACAAAATCTGCTGAGATGAAATTCACGCTTAACCTTGTACTCTCTCCATTGATTTTGATGTCTTATAGACAATAACATTTTTTAATTTAAAAGAAACTTGTATTAAAGTATCATTCCATACTATACTCTAATATGCATCTATTTCATTTATTAACATTTACACACATACAGAATTATTAGAACTAAGAAGATAAAAAATAGTTTGAACTGCATTGTATTTGCAGAGCAAACAAGAGAACATAACAATAATTAGTAATATTTATAATCTTATTTTATATTTGTCAAACAATTAGATGAGCGATCATTTAGGTAATCAACAACAAACAATAATCAATCTATTTAAAAAAGATGAAAAATTTAACAACACTTTTAACTCTTACATGTCTATTAGTTCTTTCAATCCAAGTAAAAGCACAAAACAACAACCACTTCAGCATAAAAGGTGGTGTTAACTTTAGCCAATTATCAAATGAAGTAAATGGGCTAGAAAGCAAAAATCGTACAGGATTCCATTTAGGAGCAACGTATAATGTGTATCTCAACAATATCAGGCTACAACCAGGACTAGTATTTGTTCAAAGAGGAGGAAAATTAGAACTTTCCAATGAACTACAAAGAGCTATAAATAACAATAACACAGCAGAATTTAAACTAAACTATTTAGATATTCCACTAAATGTTAGTGTTAAGATTGCGAATCTTTCATCAAATAATGATGGGTTGTATCTTTTTGTAGAGCCTACAGCAAGTATCTGTCTTTCAGGAAAATTAAAAGAAGCAGGAGAATCAAAGGATTTAAATATTGGATCGGACAATACGGATAATATAAAAGCCTTTGATTTCGGAGTTAAGTTAGGAGCTTCAATCAAAATTGGAAGCTTCGAACCATATATTGGATACAATTTTGGATTAACAAACATCAATAATGATGACAGCAAAGTCAAAAATAAAGGATTATATCTTGGTCTAGCCGTAGCTCTAGGCAAATAGAATCACTTATTGACAATACAATAGCACTTCTTAAAGCACTGTAGATTATATAATCTACGGTGCTTTTTTTATATCCAAGCGATACCGTCCTATTTCATCCGATTCAAAGATCTCATCGAAAACAGGAACACGGACATAATGACATTTCATCTAGAACAGCATACGAGAAAAGCTCACCCACATAGAAGCAGCCACTCTAGTCTTATGCAAACTCCTCCAAAGACACCAACCATCCACAAAGGACCGATTTATTTCAACCCTTATCCCTATCTCTTTGTTTGAATAGAATAATAATTTTAAAATAGCATGTTTATGGAGCAGATTGTAAAACCTCTTATGAACCATAAAACTAAAATTAACACCCTTCTAACGAGATCAAATCAAGTCAAGATTCCTGAGATCCCCATTCATAAACTCTCCAGAAATGAGTTAAAAGAGTATATGAACAGCATCGAAGCTCACGAAAGAGAGAGTGCAATTCAAGACTTCAAAGAGATGCTTCTTAACGAAGATGGAGATCCCAATGAGATATTGAGAAAT
It encodes:
- a CDS encoding DUF6266 family protein — protein: MARMKGNLISGLVGNVVLYHRNNVQMVRSRPDCSSRTATPKQLEQRKRMVLCNAFLCCFKEVIRISYRRGVRIGQAFNQARSHVIKEAIFGEYPALYVDYSKVRMSKELKSQMVLGDVVYDGVHLKIDVNVTHRFLRKGYLVVLRYGIDSGDCSTMQKLRCRAKGVFEGMQSYCFSWAQPVEGKEVSFWAMVYDPVKNVFYGSVYFSCMVGPWKQS
- a CDS encoding PorT family protein, which codes for MKNLTTLLTLTCLLVLSIQVKAQNNNHFSIKGGVNFSQLSNEVNGLESKNRTGFHLGATYNVYLNNIRLQPGLVFVQRGGKLELSNELQRAINNNNTAEFKLNYLDIPLNVSVKIANLSSNNDGLYLFVEPTASICLSGKLKEAGESKDLNIGSDNTDNIKAFDFGVKLGASIKIGSFEPYIGYNFGLTNINNDDSKVKNKGLYLGLAVALGK
- a CDS encoding DUF6266 family protein, giving the protein MGSIRKGVLGGFNGKVGSVIGSRWKGNYFMRSLPDMPKSKKVSMKALQHRACFKQTSRFISKARRLVEIGFFPEKDAQTVYNAAFESNHGCFQYQDDHVEVDYSSLKLSNGALCQMGDFTLDLKEDGLLEITWSDVELDRMDEEPLYVHLLICRDDMKYMRSYVSLAKATELSAELMITSQMAGHKLHVYAFYGLRRSTTLATISDTTYCMLQA
- the nrtS gene encoding nitrate/nitrite transporter NrtS, with translation MSKTKRIKISRLIISKQVVSTAIKLSIIVGTILGLINHGTDIVNNTLSSKQILQIMVTYLVPYSVSTYSSIKSIMCFEKINSE
- a CDS encoding reductive dehalogenase is translated as MGKGEALSKILTGKAPIGKYSTTNYRVVDTPTTEIVGEIKRYDERETGFNKAFRGDYGEKLSDFRTKEKSSLDMSIISYFFKQGMFPGMKGKKPNAKDATTDKTTPVPPMMMDRSKDPNAVPQPIHQDIAVVSRHIKSYGNFMGADLVGICEIPDYAYYSHDKEGNPVEKKYKYAICIVVDQDYDTLDASNGKDWISAAQSYMSYSKAAFTAEAMSKYINGLGFEAKDNNLMDYQVVVAPLLERAGIGEMGRYGIVINPSLGSRFKASVVLTNMQMQVDKPIEFGVQKFCKVCKKCAIECPSQSISKSDEKILYNGYKKYSFDYDTCTKFRLSNPNGSSCGNCIKVCPFNKDKGFIHDLARWTIRTLPIFNRLIVWGDDLMGYGKARTEKKWWFDFKSQEIKEQNNNEGVPSYTK